In a genomic window of Shouchella clausii:
- a CDS encoding iron ABC transporter ATP-binding protein, which translates to MTTALIDRNAIPLQKLDTQPVGIEVSNVSKQYDGKRVVNDVSVNVRKGTITSFIGPNGAGKSTLISMISRLSKKDEGTILIEGRPLESYHSKELAKKVSILKQANNINIRLTIRELVSFGRFPYSQNRLTKKDWTYVEEAIDYMALRDIQDKYLDQLSGGQRQRAYIAMVLAQNTDYIILDEPLNNLDMKHSVSIMKTLRRLVDELGKTIMIVVHDINFASCYSDYIVAMKDGAIVEEGRCHEMINSDTLRNVYDMEIAVEEVNCNRICVYFN; encoded by the coding sequence ATGACCACCGCATTAATTGACCGAAATGCCATCCCGTTGCAAAAGCTTGATACACAGCCTGTAGGCATAGAAGTGTCAAATGTCAGCAAACAATACGACGGAAAAAGAGTCGTCAACGACGTCTCGGTCAACGTCAGAAAAGGAACAATTACATCGTTTATTGGCCCCAATGGTGCCGGAAAAAGTACGTTGATCTCGATGATCAGCCGCTTGTCGAAAAAAGATGAAGGCACTATTTTGATTGAAGGACGTCCGCTTGAATCGTATCACAGCAAGGAACTGGCAAAGAAAGTGTCGATTTTAAAACAGGCAAACAACATCAACATCCGTTTGACCATTCGCGAACTTGTCAGCTTTGGCCGCTTTCCGTATTCACAAAACCGGCTAACGAAAAAGGATTGGACTTATGTCGAAGAGGCGATCGATTATATGGCGCTTCGCGACATTCAAGACAAATACTTAGACCAGTTGAGCGGCGGGCAGCGGCAACGTGCTTATATTGCGATGGTGCTTGCCCAAAATACCGATTATATCATTTTAGATGAACCGTTAAACAATTTGGATATGAAGCACTCTGTCTCGATCATGAAAACGTTGCGCCGTCTTGTTGATGAGCTAGGCAAAACGATTATGATTGTCGTCCATGACATTAATTTTGCCTCTTGTTACTCCGACTACATTGTGGCGATGAAAGATGGAGCGATTGTTGAAGAAGGTCGCTGCCATGAAATGATCAACTCAGACACACTCCGCAATGTGTATGACATGGAAATCGCAGTTGAAGAAGTGAATTGCAACCGCATTTGCGTCTATTTTAACTAA
- a CDS encoding siderophore ABC transporter substrate-binding protein, whose translation MKKPFMWALTAFATVSLAACGTSSDENEQTSAGEGTSTEATEETIEVESMNGEVVKVPVNPEVVVSFDHGITDSIRALGGEVSGIPKANNIPDYLSEFESDDYEDVGSLFEPNFELIHSMEPDVIFISGRASENYEELSEIAPTVYMAVDNENFMESFETNMRTLGDIFEAQDEVEEQLAGIHETIDNVKERADNTDKNALILSADEGSASAFGAGSRFGIIHDVLGIKTADDIEAENHGETVSFEYIADVDPDYIFMIDRGASIGNEATATQVIDNELVARTKAAQNDDIYVLDGEVWYLSGSGLESVKLIVDEIDSMFETE comes from the coding sequence ATGAAAAAACCATTTATGTGGGCATTAACAGCTTTTGCAACAGTAAGTTTAGCCGCTTGCGGTACAAGTTCAGATGAAAATGAGCAAACAAGTGCTGGCGAAGGAACGAGCACAGAAGCGACTGAAGAAACGATCGAAGTGGAATCAATGAACGGCGAGGTTGTCAAAGTACCGGTTAACCCAGAAGTGGTCGTTTCGTTTGACCATGGCATTACCGATTCGATTCGTGCGCTAGGCGGAGAAGTATCTGGAATCCCAAAAGCGAACAACATCCCTGACTACTTGTCTGAGTTTGAAAGCGACGACTATGAGGATGTCGGTTCGTTGTTTGAACCAAACTTCGAGTTGATTCACAGCATGGAGCCAGACGTCATTTTCATTTCTGGCCGTGCGTCTGAGAATTATGAAGAATTAAGTGAAATTGCGCCAACGGTTTATATGGCCGTTGACAACGAAAACTTTATGGAATCGTTTGAAACCAATATGCGGACGCTGGGCGATATTTTTGAAGCGCAAGACGAAGTAGAAGAGCAGCTTGCAGGCATCCATGAAACGATCGACAACGTCAAAGAGCGGGCCGACAACACAGATAAAAATGCCTTGATTTTGTCTGCTGATGAAGGGTCTGCGAGCGCATTCGGCGCAGGTTCACGTTTTGGCATTATCCATGATGTCCTAGGCATTAAAACAGCAGATGACATTGAAGCTGAAAACCATGGGGAAACGGTTTCGTTTGAATACATTGCCGATGTAGACCCTGATTATATATTTATGATTGACCGAGGCGCTTCTATTGGCAACGAAGCCACAGCAACACAAGTCATTGACAACGAGCTTGTCGCCCGAACCAAAGCAGCACAAAACGATGACATTTATGTATTAGACGGCGAAGTTTGGTACTTAAGTGGCAGCGGCCTTGAATCAGTTAAGCTGATCGTTGATGAAATTGACAGCATGTTTGAGACAGAATAG